GGGAAGACAGCTGCCGCCATACCCCGTGCCCGCATAGAGAAAGGCCGATCCGATGCGAGGGTCCGAGCCCACGCCGCGGCGAACACGCTCGATGTCGGCTCCGGTCTGCTCGCAGAGTTCGGCGAACTGGTTCATCATGCTGATCCGGGCGGCGAGCATCGCGTTTGCGGCGTACTTGGTCAGTTCGGCCGAGGCGATGTCCATGAAAATCAGGGGGTTTCCCGAGCGGATGAAGGGCTCGTACAGCTCCTCCAGGCACCGCCGGGCGCGGTCCGAGTCGACGCCGCAGACGACCCGGTCTGGGTAGAGGAAGTCCGCTACGGCGTCCCCTTCCTTGAGGAACTCGGGGTTGGAGCACATGTGGAAGGGCAGATCGGTCCGGCGGGCGATCTCGGCCCGCACGATATCGTTCGTCCCCACGGGTACGGTGCTCTTCATCACGACGACCGCGCCGGGGCACAGGTGGTCTCCGATCGTGCGCGCCGCGTCCAGGACGAAGTCGAGCTCAGCCTGCCCGTCCCGACCCGGCGGCGTACCTACCGCGACGAAGATGACGTCGGCCGTCCGGATGCCCTCGGCCGCGTCCGTCGTGAATCGAAGCCGTCCGGCGGCGAGACCCTCCGATATCAGGCGCTCGATGCCCGGTTCGTAGATCGGGACATCGCCGGAGTTCAGACGCCGGATCTTCTCTTCGTCGACATCGGCGCAGGTGACGCGGTTCCCGGACCCGGCCAGACAGGATCCCGCCACGAGTCCAACGTACCCGGCGCCAATCACGGTAATCTCCATCGAGGTCTCCCTCGCTCCCGGTTCAGCCCTCCGGTGTCGCGGCCCGACCATCAGGCGGCGCCGGTGCCGGCGACCCAGTCCATGGTGGCGTGCGCGCAGGTCCGCAGGTCGCGTTCCGCACACCACCCGGTTGCGGCGCGCAATCGCGCCGGATCGCCGACCAGGGTTTCAGGTTCTCCGCGCCGGACGAGGGCGGGATCGCGCACGATCTCGGGGTCGATCTCCGCCCGCTCGAGAACCCACTCGAGTAGGCGCCGGATCCTCGTCGCGACCCCGGAGCACACGTTGTACGCCATATGGGGCGTCCCGTCGAGGTCGGCGATGTGCGCGAGTGCCCGGACCCCGTCGCGTACGTCCGTGAAGTCGCGCGCCACGTCGAGATTGCCCACGGAGAGCCGCGGCTCCGCCGTCCCCCGCCGAATGGCGAGGGCGCGGCGGCAGAAGCTCGGGAGCGCGAACACGGGACGCTGTCCGGGTCCGAGGAGCGGAAAGAGCCGCGCGACGACCACGGGTACGCCCAGGGCCGCGCCGACGCCGCGGGCGAGAACGTCCTGGGCGGCTTTGGTGGCACCGTACACGCTCAGCGGCCTAAGCGGCGTGCGCTCTTCCACCGGTCCGCCACCGCCGCGGCCGTACGAGTCGGCGGAACCCGCCACGACCACGGTCTGCACGTCCGCCGAGACCCGCGCGACCGCTTCGACGAGGCTCAGCGTGCCCGCTCCGTTCACCGCGAGGGCATCGCGGGACCGCAGGCCGGCCTCGGCTCCCGATGAGAAGCCGGCCAGGTGGAAGATGCGGCGCGGACGGGCGGCGTTCACGACCGAGGCGACGGCGTCGGTGTCTCGCACATCGAGCCGTGTCCATTCGGCCGCGGCGCGAGCGGTGGGGGACAGCGTCCCCTCGGAGGGAGCCTCCCCGAGCATCGTCGCGGCCACCTCGTGTCCGCGGCCCAGCAGATGCTCGACCAGGTGCTGCCCGACGAACCCGTCGCCGCCTGTTACCAGGACCCTCACCGGAGCCGCGCTCGAATCGCCGTGGCATTTCCGGGACGCGACACTAGAGCACACGCGCGAGGCGGCGTGCGGCATAGGTGACGATGAGGTCCGCCCCCGCCCGCCGGATGGCTCGGACCGCTTCCAGGCTGGCCGCTTCCGCGTCGAGCCAGCCGTTGGCTCCCGCGGCTTCGATCATCGCGTATTCCCCGCTCACCTGATACGCGGCGGTGGGCATCCGGAACTCATCCTTCACGCGTCGGAGGACATCGAGATTCGGCAGCGCCGGCTTCACCATGACCAGGTCCGCCCCTTCGGCGATGTCGAACCGGACTTCGCGGATCGCCTCATCCGCGTTCCGTACGTCCATCTGATATCCGCGCCGATCTCCGAAGGCGGGGGCGGAGTCCGCCGCGTCGCGGAACGGGCCGTAGAAGGCGCTCGCATACTTCGCGGCGTAGGACAGGATGGCCACGTCCTCGAGGTGCGCTTCGTCCAGCGAGGCGCGAATCGCTCCGACCCGGCCGTCCATCATGTCCGATGGCGCGACGATGTCCGCCCCCGCGGCCCCGTGACTCACGGCTTGGGCGGCGAGCCGCTCGAGCGTCGGGTCGTTCGCGACGCGGTCGCCGTCGAGGATCCCGCAGTGCCCGTGGTCGGTGTACTCGCACAGGCAGACGTCCGTGATCAGGATCAGGTCGGGAAGCGCGCTGCGGAGCGCCCGCAAGGAGCGCTGGATCACGCCATCCGGCCGGTCCGCGCGCGAGCCCCGCGCATCCTTGCTTTCAGGCAGGCCGAACAGAAGGACGGCCCGGATTCCCTCCTCGAACGCGGCGCCCGCTTCCTCGACGGCCGCCTCGATACTCAGGCGGTCGATGCCGGGCATCGAAGGGATCGGCTGCCGGCCCTCTCCCCGGTCGTCGATGAACATGGGGTAGATGAGATCGGAAGCCTCAAGCCGAGTTTCCCGCACCAGCTCGCGCAGGGAAGCCGTGCGACGCAGGCGGCGTGGTCGGGAGGTGGGGAACGACGCGTCAGGCATTGCCGTGCGTCGCGGCTAAACGGCCGGGGCGGGCGGCAGATGCGACCAGCGCGTCGACGAGCCCGGGCATCGAGTGCGTCGCCGCCACGACATGCACGGGCAGACCGAGCCCGGAGAGCGTCGCTGCGGTCACGGGACTGATGGCGGCCACGAGCGCACCGCCGGTCTGCGCGCCGACGAGCTGCACGAAGGCACGGGCGGCGGATGACGCCGTGAAGGTCAGCCAGTCCCCGCGGCCCAGTTCGATGAACTCCCGGAGCGCGTCTCGGACGTCGCGGTTGACCTCCACCGCGTAGGCCGGGGCGACGTCGACCCGCGCTCCGGCGGCGACCAGCCGTTCCCGCAGCACCGGACGGGCCCGCTCGGCCTGCACGACCAGGATCCGCGCCTCCGCAAGCCTCCCCGGCCCCGTCGCCGCCGCGATCTCGTCCGCGAGCGCTTCGCCGCGATAGACCGTCGGCACGAGGCACTCCGCCACTCCGAGCGCACACAGCGCGTCGGCGGTCGCCGGGCCCACGGCTGCGAGCCGGCCCGTCGCCAGCGCTCCCATCGCATCCGCCTCCGATGCGGCCTCCGCCAGGCGGCGGACGGCGTTCACGCTGGTCGTCACGACCCAGTCGTATTCGGCCAACCGGGCCGCCGCCCGCCCCAGCGCCCCCGGGTCGGATGGGGGGACCAGACGGATGGCGGGCGCCGTCGTCACGGTTGCCC
This genomic interval from Candidatus Palauibacter australiensis contains the following:
- the hemB gene encoding porphobilinogen synthase produces the protein MPDASFPTSRPRRLRRTASLRELVRETRLEASDLIYPMFIDDRGEGRQPIPSMPGIDRLSIEAAVEEAGAAFEEGIRAVLLFGLPESKDARGSRADRPDGVIQRSLRALRSALPDLILITDVCLCEYTDHGHCGILDGDRVANDPTLERLAAQAVSHGAAGADIVAPSDMMDGRVGAIRASLDEAHLEDVAILSYAAKYASAFYGPFRDAADSAPAFGDRRGYQMDVRNADEAIREVRFDIAEGADLVMVKPALPNLDVLRRVKDEFRMPTAAYQVSGEYAMIEAAGANGWLDAEAASLEAVRAIRRAGADLIVTYAARRLARVL
- a CDS encoding uroporphyrinogen-III synthase, producing MTSVPLAGQHVLVTRPAGQADDFRALLEGAGATVTTAPAIRLVPPSDPGALGRAAARLAEYDWVVTTSVNAVRRLAEAASEADAMGALATGRLAAVGPATADALCALGVAECLVPTVYRGEALADEIAAATGPGRLAEARILVVQAERARPVLRERLVAAGARVDVAPAYAVEVNRDVRDALREFIELGRGDWLTFTASSAARAFVQLVGAQTGGALVAAISPVTAATLSGLGLPVHVVAATHSMPGLVDALVASAARPGRLAATHGNA
- a CDS encoding GDP-mannose 4,6-dehydratase produces the protein MRVLVTGGDGFVGQHLVEHLLGRGHEVAATMLGEAPSEGTLSPTARAAAEWTRLDVRDTDAVASVVNAARPRRIFHLAGFSSGAEAGLRSRDALAVNGAGTLSLVEAVARVSADVQTVVVAGSADSYGRGGGGPVEERTPLRPLSVYGATKAAQDVLARGVGAALGVPVVVARLFPLLGPGQRPVFALPSFCRRALAIRRGTAEPRLSVGNLDVARDFTDVRDGVRALAHIADLDGTPHMAYNVCSGVATRIRRLLEWVLERAEIDPEIVRDPALVRRGEPETLVGDPARLRAATGWCAERDLRTCAHATMDWVAGTGAA
- a CDS encoding UDP-glucose/GDP-mannose dehydrogenase family protein, which produces MEITVIGAGYVGLVAGSCLAGSGNRVTCADVDEEKIRRLNSGDVPIYEPGIERLISEGLAAGRLRFTTDAAEGIRTADVIFVAVGTPPGRDGQAELDFVLDAARTIGDHLCPGAVVVMKSTVPVGTNDIVRAEIARRTDLPFHMCSNPEFLKEGDAVADFLYPDRVVCGVDSDRARRCLEELYEPFIRSGNPLIFMDIASAELTKYAANAMLAARISMMNQFAELCEQTGADIERVRRGVGSDPRIGSAFLYAGTGYGGSCLPKDVRAIIRSAKEQGVDLGILRSVAEANDRQTTVLVRKIRERFGDDLTGLRFALWGLAFKPRTDDMREAPSRAIAEALRERGASVVAHDPAAMEQSREFHLGDAVDYAANEYEALDRADALVVVTEWLQYRRPDWSQLAQRMARPIVFDGRNVFDPDRMASRGFEHYPVGRRQIGPTEIT